A genome region from Brassica oleracea var. oleracea cultivar TO1000 chromosome C2, BOL, whole genome shotgun sequence includes the following:
- the LOC106327484 gene encoding protein ECERIFERUM 3: MVTLSVWPWESYGNLKYLLYAPLAAQVVYSWTYEQDYSRALWCLHILIICGLKGLVHVLWSVYNNMLWVTRTLRINPNGVDVQQIDHEWHWDNYIILQAIIASMICYMSPSLIMMNSIPLWNTKGLIALIVIHVTFSEPLYYYLHRSIHRNNYLFRHYHSFHHLSPVPHPMTAGNATLLENLILCVVAGVPLIGSCLLGVGSTSLIYGYAIMFDFLRCLGHCNVEIFSHKLFETLPILRYLIYTPTYHTLHHQEMGTNFCLFMPLFDVLGNTLNSNSWELQKKIRLASGERKRVPEFVFLAHGVDVMSAMHAPFVFRSFASMPYTTRLFLLPMWPFTFMVMLGMWVWSKAFLFSFYTLRNNLCQTWGVPRFGFQYFLPFATQGINDQIEAAILRADKIGVKVISLAALNKNEALNGGGTLFVNKHPDLRVRVVHGNTLTAAVILNEIPKGVEEVFLTGATSKLGRAIALYLCRRGVRVLMLTMSIERFQKIQKEAPAEFQNYLVQVTKYNAAQNCKTWIVGKWLTPREQSWAPAGTHFHQFVVPPILKFRRNCTYGDLAAMRLPKDVQGLGTCEYTMERGVVHACHAGGVVHMLEGWKHHEVGAIDVDRIDLVWEAAMRHGLSSVSSLTN, encoded by the exons ATGGTTACTTTATCAGTCTGGCCTTGGGAAAGCTATGGCAATCTTAAG TATCTTCTATACGCTCCTTTAGCAGCACAAGTAGTGTACTCATGGACATACGAACAAGACTACTCGAGGGCTCTATGGTGTCTTCATATCCTCATCATCTGTGGACTCAAAGGACTCGTTCATGTCCTTTGGAGCGTTTACAACAACATGCTTTGGGTGACCCGCACTCTAAGGATTAACCCTAATGGTGTTGACGTTCAACAGATTGATCACGAATGGCACTG GGACAATTATATAATTCTGCAAGCAATAATAGCGAGCATGATCTGCTACATGTCTCCTTCATTGATAATGATGAACAGTATACCTCTCTGGAACACGAAAGGACTAATCGCATTAATTGTGATACATGTGACTTTCTCAGAGCCTTTATACTATTATCTTCATAGATCTATACATCGCAACAACTACTTATTCAGGCATTACCACTCTTTCCACCACTTATCTCCTGTTCCACATCCCATGACTG CTGGAAATGCGACGTTATTGGAAAACCTTATCCTATGTGTCGTAGCTGGAGTTCCTTTGATTGGTTCTTGCTTGTTAGGTGTTGGATCAACAAGCTTGATCTACGGATACGCTATCATGTTTGATTTCCTAAGATGTTTAGGACATTGTAACGTTGAAATCTTCTCTCACAAGTTATTCGAGACTCTACCAATCCTACGTTATCTCATCTACACTCCAAC GTACCATACTCTGCATCATCAAGAAATGGGGACCAACTTTTGTCTGTTCATGCCTCTCTTTGATGTTTTGGGCAACACACTTAACTCAAACTCATGGGAACTCCAAAAGAAGATTCGTTTGGCTTCAG GGGAACGGAAGAGAGTGCCGGAGTTTGTGTTCTTGGCTCATGGGGTAGATGTGATGTCGGCGATGCATGCACCGTTTGTGTTCAGATCGTTTGCTTCGATGCCATACACGACGAGGCTCTTCTTGCTGCCCATGTGGCCGTTCACTTTCATGGTGATGTTAGGCATGTGGGTTTGGTCAAAGGCTTTTCTTTTCAGCTTCTACACCCTCAGAAACAATCTTTGCCAGACTTGGGGAGTTCCCAGATTCGGTTTCCAA TACTTCTTACCGTTTGCTACACAAGGGATTAATGATCAGATCGAGGCTGCGATTCTGAGAGCTGATAAGATTGGTGTTAAAGTCATAAGCTTGGCTGCTCTGAACAAG AACGAAGCTTTAAATGGTGGTGGGACGTTGTTTGTCAACAAGCATCCTGACCTTAGAGTTCGTGTGGTTCATGGGAACACTTTAACCGCAGCAGTGATTCTCAATGAAATTCCAAAAGGTGTGGAAGAGGTGTTCTTGACAGGAGCCACTTCTAAGTTGGGAAGAGCCATCGCTTTGTACCTCTGTCGTCGTGGAGTGAGAGTTCTC ATGTTGACTATGTCGATAGAGAGATTCCAAAAGATTCAGAAAGAAGCTCCGGCTGAGTTCCAAAACTACCTCGTGCAAGTGACCAAATACAACGCTGCTCAAAACTGCAAG ACTTGGATCGTTGGGAAATGGTTGACACCAAGGGAACAGAGCTGGGCTCCTGCAGGAACGCATTTCCACCAGTTTGTAGTGCCCCCAATCCTCAAATTTAGAAGGAACTGCACTTATGGTGATCTAGCAGCTATGAGGCTCCCTAAAGATGTTCAAGGACTAGGAACCTGCGAG TACACAATGGAGAGAGGGGTGGTGCATGCATGCCATGCGGGAGGAGTGGTTCATATGCTGGAGGGTTGGAAGCATCATGAGGTTGGAGCCATTGACGTTGACCGTATTGATCTGGTGTGGGAAGCAGCCATGAGACACGGCCTTAGCTCTGTGTCTTCACTCACTAATTGA